One segment of Chthonomonadales bacterium DNA contains the following:
- a CDS encoding LacI family DNA-binding transcriptional regulator translates to MRIKEFARTIGLSPTTVSQAISGTGRVSPQTRALVLRRMRELGYVPNPHAQQLVTGRSRIVVLHHTDQDIFADLYLIELAHQVQHALRARGCGLLLDTANDFQDEDYPLRDWLDSAAVDGVMLVRGWSEVHGWMRRFASARTPVVLFGDDDYPDLPHVGNVRFDNSRALRQAVDLLAAHGHRRIGYLGLRAPDTTEELLRRCLAEHGLSLPSPLAVCAGFTMADGVAAARHLLSLPTPPTAVVCRKDDLAIGALNAAAQMGVRVPRELAVIGHDDVPMAAITDPPLTTLRIHCDRLGAEAVDLLFTLLENPDARPGPRTVEADLIVRDSVAGTPSRRRRPVPALRE, encoded by the coding sequence ATGCGAATCAAGGAGTTCGCCCGCACAATCGGCCTCTCTCCCACCACCGTTTCCCAGGCCATCAGCGGGACCGGGCGCGTCAGCCCGCAGACGCGCGCGCTGGTTCTGCGGCGAATGCGCGAGCTGGGGTACGTGCCCAACCCGCACGCGCAGCAACTGGTCACCGGCCGGAGCCGCATCGTCGTCCTGCACCACACCGACCAGGACATCTTCGCCGACCTCTACCTGATCGAGCTGGCCCACCAGGTTCAGCACGCCCTGCGCGCGCGCGGCTGCGGGCTGCTGCTGGATACGGCCAACGACTTCCAGGATGAGGACTACCCGCTGCGTGATTGGCTGGACTCCGCCGCGGTGGACGGCGTCATGCTGGTGCGAGGCTGGAGCGAGGTGCACGGGTGGATGCGGCGCTTCGCCTCCGCGCGCACGCCGGTCGTGCTCTTCGGTGACGACGACTACCCGGACCTGCCGCACGTCGGCAACGTCCGGTTCGACAACTCCCGAGCGCTCCGGCAGGCCGTGGATCTCCTGGCCGCACACGGGCACCGGCGCATCGGCTACCTGGGTCTGCGCGCGCCCGACACCACGGAGGAGTTGCTGCGGCGGTGCCTGGCCGAGCACGGCCTGTCGCTGCCGAGCCCGCTGGCTGTCTGCGCGGGCTTCACGATGGCCGACGGCGTAGCGGCAGCCCGGCACCTGCTCTCGCTGCCGACCCCGCCTACCGCGGTCGTCTGCCGCAAGGACGACCTGGCCATCGGCGCCCTCAACGCCGCCGCGCAGATGGGCGTGCGCGTGCCAAGAGAGCTTGCCGTGATCGGCCACGACGACGTGCCGATGGCGGCGATCACCGACCCACCCCTCACCACGCTGCGCATCCACTGCGATCGGCTGGGAGCGGAGGCGGTGGACCTGCTGTTCACGTTGCTGGAGAACCCCGACGCCCGCCCGGGGCCCAGGACGGTCGAGGCGGACTTGATCGTACGGGACAGCGTCGCCGGAACGCCGTCCCGCCGGCGCCGACCGGTGCCGGCCTTGCGCGAATAA